Proteins encoded together in one Chitinophaga sp. LS1 window:
- a CDS encoding LacI family DNA-binding transcriptional regulator: MANPPTIKEIAEKLHLAKSTVSRALHDHPSIGLRTRMKVQELARALNYEPNQTAIHFQQKKTFTIGIVLPELSEAFFSAAISGIEDAANQHNYMVLLGQSHDDAAREKKIVEIMKNHRVDGLIVSLAKNTGDYAHFEALEKFNIPVVFFDRIPDKKDIHYVACNMESGTLQAVSLLLEKGHRVIGMINGPEQLVATPQREAGFKQALQKKRLKFDASLTVHSDLTKEGTRAAMQQLLSNKRKVTAIVTFNDYVAQDAVQYALEQGIKVNKDLTFVSYANLPLSSYMAFPPIASVEQYPYEQGFKATEILLSLLNNKEQQQYHHIVIDSRLIVR, translated from the coding sequence ATGGCGAACCCTCCTACTATAAAAGAAATAGCAGAAAAACTGCACCTGGCAAAGTCCACCGTTTCAAGGGCTTTGCATGACCATCCCAGTATCGGGTTGCGTACCCGGATGAAGGTACAGGAGCTGGCGCGGGCACTCAATTACGAACCGAATCAGACTGCCATTCATTTTCAGCAGAAAAAGACCTTTACAATAGGGATTGTGTTACCCGAACTATCAGAGGCATTTTTCTCTGCAGCCATTAGTGGGATTGAAGATGCTGCGAATCAACATAACTACATGGTGCTGTTGGGGCAGTCGCATGATGATGCTGCCAGAGAGAAAAAGATTGTGGAAATTATGAAGAATCACCGGGTAGATGGACTGATAGTTTCGCTGGCGAAAAATACCGGGGATTATGCACATTTTGAAGCACTGGAAAAGTTCAATATACCGGTGGTTTTTTTCGATCGTATTCCAGACAAAAAAGACATTCATTATGTAGCCTGTAATATGGAATCAGGCACCCTCCAGGCAGTCTCTCTTTTACTGGAAAAAGGACATCGTGTGATTGGGATGATCAATGGCCCGGAACAACTGGTAGCTACCCCCCAACGTGAAGCAGGATTTAAACAGGCATTGCAGAAAAAAAGATTAAAATTCGATGCAAGCCTCACCGTACATTCCGATCTCACAAAAGAAGGAACACGTGCTGCCATGCAGCAGCTTTTATCAAATAAAAGGAAAGTAACAGCGATTGTTACCTTCAATGATTATGTGGCCCAGGATGCAGTGCAATATGCATTGGAGCAGGGAATAAAAGTGAATAAAGACCTCACGTTTGTGAGTTATGCAAATCTACCTTTGAGCAGTTATATGGCATTTCCACCGATTGCTTCTGTAGAGCAGTATCCTTATGAGCAGGGATTTAAGGCGACGGAAATATTGCTCTCTTTATTAAACAATAAGGAACAACAACAATATCATCACATCGTGATCGATTCCCGGCTCATAGTGAGATAA
- a CDS encoding gluconate:H+ symporter, whose translation MALIIVLLSILLLVLLVAGLRLNTFIAFLVVCLFMGLALRMDINTITQSITTGIGKTLGGLVTIIVFGSMLGKLVAESGAAQRIANGLMHLFGQKYIQWSLMLTGFIVGIPLFYNIGFVLMVPLIFTVAARTKLPAVYLGIPMLASLSVTHGYLPPHPSPTALVGAFGANMGMTLMYGLIVAIPAIIAAGPIFSRFLKGYKQEPAALFHIAPIPDEQLPGMAESLFAALLPVILLAGTTIIKLVGHGVWVKIADWLGDPIIVMLIAVLNGIYLLGLKRGLTMKAVMKSLDESIKDVSPIILIIGGSGALTQMLLDSKVSDIIAQGMMSTHMNPLLLAWSLAALVRVAVGSATIAGLTTAAMLGPLVGTLGVNPCLMVLATGAGSLMFSHVNDGGFWLFKEYFNLSVKDTFKTWSVMETIVSVVGLIGCLILSVFVH comes from the coding sequence ATGGCTTTAATCATTGTACTATTGTCAATCCTGCTACTGGTATTGCTGGTAGCGGGGTTAAGGCTCAACACATTCATTGCTTTCCTGGTCGTGTGTCTGTTCATGGGTTTAGCCCTGAGGATGGATATCAATACAATCACACAATCTATTACTACCGGCATTGGCAAGACCCTGGGCGGGTTGGTCACCATCATTGTATTTGGCAGTATGCTGGGTAAACTGGTGGCGGAAAGTGGCGCTGCGCAAAGAATTGCGAATGGATTAATGCACCTGTTCGGACAAAAGTATATTCAATGGTCTTTGATGCTGACGGGGTTCATTGTAGGGATTCCCTTGTTTTATAATATTGGTTTTGTGCTGATGGTGCCGCTGATCTTTACGGTGGCGGCGCGTACAAAACTGCCTGCGGTATATTTGGGAATACCTATGCTGGCATCGTTGTCAGTAACACATGGTTACCTGCCTCCGCATCCCTCGCCTACTGCACTGGTGGGTGCTTTTGGCGCGAATATGGGCATGACGCTCATGTATGGACTGATCGTGGCTATTCCTGCTATTATTGCGGCAGGACCCATCTTTAGTCGCTTTTTAAAAGGGTATAAACAGGAGCCTGCTGCGCTGTTTCATATAGCACCTATTCCGGATGAGCAATTGCCGGGTATGGCAGAGAGTTTATTTGCAGCATTGCTGCCGGTGATTTTGCTGGCAGGAACAACGATTATAAAGTTAGTTGGGCACGGTGTATGGGTGAAAATTGCTGATTGGTTAGGTGATCCGATTATTGTGATGCTGATCGCTGTATTGAATGGTATTTATCTGTTAGGATTGAAGAGAGGATTGACCATGAAGGCGGTGATGAAATCACTGGATGAATCTATTAAGGATGTGTCTCCTATTATCCTCATCATTGGTGGTTCTGGCGCATTGACGCAAATGCTGCTGGATAGCAAGGTGAGCGATATTATTGCACAGGGGATGATGAGTACACATATGAATCCTTTGCTGCTGGCGTGGAGTCTGGCAGCGTTGGTAAGAGTCGCAGTAGGGTCTGCTACGATTGCAGGATTAACCACAGCAGCCATGTTAGGACCTTTAGTAGGCACATTGGGTGTGAATCCATGTTTGATGGTATTAGCTACCGGAGCCGGCAGTCTCATGTTTAGTCATGTGAACGATGGCGGCTTTTGGTTGTTTAAAGAGTATTTTAATTTATCAGTAAAGGATACCTTTAAGACCTGGTCTGTGATGGAGACGATTGTGAGTGTGGTGGGGTTAATAGGTTGTTTGATATTGAGTGTATTTGTACATTAA
- the rpsR gene encoding 30S ribosomal protein S18, whose translation MAVKQEIKYLTAVKTEKRQKKYCRFKKLGIRYVDYKDAEFLKKFLNDQGKMLPRRISGNSLKFQRKVAQAIKKARQMALLPYVTDLLK comes from the coding sequence ATGGCAGTAAAACAAGAAATTAAGTACTTAACGGCCGTAAAAACCGAGAAACGTCAAAAGAAATATTGCCGTTTCAAGAAATTAGGCATCCGGTATGTGGATTACAAAGACGCTGAATTCCTGAAGAAATTCCTGAACGACCAGGGTAAAATGCTCCCTCGTCGTATCTCTGGTAACTCCCTGAAGTTCCAGCGCAAGGTAGCTCAGGCAATTAAAAAGGCTCGTCAGATGGCGTTGTTACCTTACGTTACTGACCTTTTAAAGTAA
- a CDS encoding alpha/beta hydrolase, protein MMFLNLRRTLSCAIFLYLLPGCKNESASQALSADTSLAASPGAKQELILLNQHYGDDSLQTADIYLPAGRSPKRTHLMVFVHGGGWMGGDKSDFSAACEGLVRNTTFSPAFAYVNVNYRLVKDGKNKFPTAEEDLVAAMNYMYAHADSFLVSPLSALIGASAGGQLTTLIAYKHNEKKNIKCVVSNWGPYNLARMYKEGSSGVPDLMVVVLGATPSENPEIYAASSPVTYVSPDSPPTFLAHGKQDSLVRISQGNELDSVLSKNKVPHVFYTFDGYHGYSSDQVANDAADKMFHFIAKYTTE, encoded by the coding sequence ATGATGTTTCTCAACTTGAGAAGGACGTTGTCATGCGCTATCTTTTTATACTTATTACCTGGATGTAAAAATGAATCTGCTTCACAGGCATTGTCTGCAGATACCTCGCTGGCAGCGAGTCCTGGCGCAAAACAGGAGTTAATTTTACTCAATCAACATTACGGGGATGATTCATTACAGACTGCCGATATTTACCTGCCTGCAGGCAGGTCGCCCAAGCGTACGCACCTGATGGTGTTTGTGCATGGCGGTGGATGGATGGGAGGGGATAAGAGTGATTTCTCGGCTGCCTGTGAGGGGTTGGTCAGGAATACTACTTTCTCGCCGGCGTTTGCTTATGTGAATGTTAATTACCGGTTGGTGAAGGATGGGAAGAATAAATTTCCGACAGCGGAAGAGGACCTGGTAGCAGCCATGAATTACATGTATGCACATGCCGATTCATTTCTGGTATCACCTTTGTCGGCGCTGATCGGGGCTAGTGCAGGTGGACAGCTGACTACACTGATTGCTTATAAACACAATGAGAAGAAGAATATAAAGTGTGTGGTGAGTAACTGGGGGCCTTATAATTTAGCGCGTATGTATAAAGAGGGATCGTCTGGAGTACCTGATTTGATGGTGGTTGTACTGGGTGCCACGCCTTCGGAGAACCCGGAAATATATGCAGCGAGTAGCCCTGTTACATATGTATCTCCAGATAGTCCGCCTACTTTTCTGGCGCATGGTAAGCAGGATTCTTTAGTGAGGATTAGTCAAGGGAATGAGTTGGATAGTGTGTTGTCGAAGAATAAAGTGCCGCATGTGTTTTATACGTTTGATGGCTATCATGGCTATTCTTCAGACCAGGTAGCGAATGATGCGGCGGACAAGATGTTTCATTTCATCGCAAAGTATACAACGGAATAA
- a CDS encoding D-TA family PLP-dependent enzyme — protein sequence MNWYELHNINTVDSPALLVYPERMRDNILAVKASVKDVQRLRPHVKTSKITEAAQLLIEEGIHKFKCATIAEAEMLGLAGAKDVLLAYQPVGPKIERLQELTDQYPDTKYSCLVDNAASAVAIAAQFATAQKVLPLYLDLNVGMNRTGIVPGAAALALYQELAHLPGVTPVGLHAYDGHLHDVDIAIRKEKCDAAYVPVQALAQAITDSGLPAPRIVAGGSPTFPIHAEREGVDCSPGTFIFWDWGYQQHLPDQQYDYAAVLVTRVISIIDGERLCLDLGHKSVAAENPQPRVVFLNAPEALPVSQSEEHLVVKVADTVQYPVGTVLYGVPYHICPTVALYERVGVVEKNTCIAQWKVVARDRKIMI from the coding sequence ATGAACTGGTACGAACTGCACAACATTAACACGGTGGATTCACCTGCACTGCTGGTGTATCCGGAGCGTATGCGAGACAACATCCTTGCAGTGAAAGCTTCTGTGAAGGATGTGCAGCGACTGCGCCCACATGTAAAAACCAGCAAGATCACGGAGGCTGCACAGCTGCTGATCGAAGAGGGCATTCATAAATTTAAGTGCGCCACCATTGCTGAAGCAGAAATGCTTGGATTGGCGGGTGCAAAAGATGTATTGCTTGCTTATCAGCCTGTAGGGCCAAAGATCGAACGGTTGCAGGAACTGACCGATCAATATCCGGATACGAAATACAGTTGTCTGGTGGATAACGCGGCTTCGGCTGTAGCGATCGCTGCACAATTTGCCACCGCGCAAAAGGTATTGCCTCTGTATCTTGATCTGAATGTAGGCATGAACAGAACAGGTATTGTACCAGGTGCCGCTGCACTGGCATTGTACCAGGAACTGGCGCACCTTCCAGGTGTTACACCTGTAGGACTACATGCCTATGATGGTCACCTGCATGATGTGGATATTGCTATTCGTAAAGAGAAATGTGATGCCGCGTATGTGCCAGTACAAGCCCTTGCACAGGCTATTACAGACAGTGGATTGCCTGCGCCACGTATTGTGGCAGGTGGTTCTCCTACATTCCCCATTCATGCCGAAAGAGAAGGCGTGGACTGTAGTCCGGGTACCTTTATCTTCTGGGATTGGGGATATCAGCAGCACTTACCGGATCAGCAGTATGACTATGCCGCCGTATTGGTGACAAGAGTGATCTCCATTATTGATGGAGAGCGCCTGTGTCTTGATCTGGGGCATAAATCAGTTGCAGCAGAAAATCCACAACCAAGAGTAGTTTTTCTGAATGCACCGGAGGCTTTGCCTGTATCACAGAGTGAGGAGCACCTGGTTGTGAAAGTAGCTGATACTGTGCAATACCCTGTGGGTACTGTGTTGTACGGCGTACCATATCATATATGCCCTACCGTAGCCCTGTATGAGCGCGTGGGCGTTGTAGAAAAGAATACCTGTATTGCGCAATGGAAAGTTGTAGCGAGAGACAGGAAGATCATGATCTGA
- a CDS encoding RidA family protein produces the protein MTATENFKALGLTLPPAPSPLGVYKPYLIDGKYLYLSGHGPVQDDKSLIIGRIGEDMDIEKGKLAARQVALTMLSTIVTNLGSLDKVKRVIKVLGMVNCTPDFGRHPYVINGASELFAKIWGEENGIGVRSAVGMGSLPDNIPVEIEALFELA, from the coding sequence ATGACAGCAACAGAAAACTTCAAAGCATTAGGATTGACATTGCCACCAGCACCCTCTCCACTGGGTGTTTATAAACCTTACCTGATCGATGGTAAATACCTGTACCTCTCCGGCCACGGCCCTGTACAGGACGATAAAAGCCTTATCATAGGGCGTATTGGCGAAGATATGGATATTGAGAAAGGTAAACTGGCTGCCAGACAAGTTGCCCTGACCATGCTTTCTACCATCGTTACCAACCTGGGAAGCCTGGACAAAGTAAAGCGTGTGATCAAGGTATTGGGGATGGTGAACTGCACACCTGATTTTGGTCGTCATCCATATGTGATCAATGGTGCCAGCGAACTGTTTGCAAAGATATGGGGTGAAGAGAATGGCATCGGTGTGCGTAGCGCTGTAGGTATGGGTTCCCTGCCTGATAATATTCCTGTTGAAATCGAAGCATTATTTGAATTAGCATAA
- a CDS encoding aminoglycoside phosphotransferase family protein — protein sequence MPKVKAIGLYDHSGKNSRNRLRNLSINLSLKFEIINQKIMQASILAAYGIVADECTIQPFGSGLINTTWKVIHGDKSYILQRINHQVFKQPKVIANNIRYIGQYLHQHSPEYFFVQPVNTTDDQGLVITENGEYFRLQPFVTDSRSYDVVDDEQLAYEAAKQFGRFTRLLSDIDTKKIGYSLPDFHNLTLRYQQFEDALKNGNKERIAASEELIFRIRQYAYLTDTFEAIKQNPAFKIRVMHHDTKINNVLFDNSGNGICVIDLDTVMPGYFISDFGDMMRTYLSPANEEEKDFSKIKARESFFKAIVSGYLSELKEELSPDEIHHLVYAGQFMVYMQAIRFLADYLNNDIYYGSKYEQHNYVRAGNQLALLDRISEQESTFFKAITTPDRVV from the coding sequence TTGCCGAAGGTAAAAGCCATAGGGTTATACGACCATTCAGGTAAAAATTCACGCAACCGTTTGCGCAATCTTTCTATCAATCTTTCCCTTAAGTTTGAAATTATCAATCAAAAAATCATGCAGGCTTCGATACTGGCAGCTTACGGAATAGTGGCAGATGAATGTACTATCCAGCCTTTTGGCAGCGGACTTATCAACACTACCTGGAAAGTCATCCACGGCGATAAGTCTTACATCTTACAACGCATCAACCACCAGGTCTTCAAACAACCAAAGGTGATCGCAAACAATATCCGCTACATCGGCCAATACCTGCACCAACATTCACCGGAATACTTCTTTGTACAACCCGTGAATACAACAGATGATCAGGGACTGGTAATAACCGAAAACGGTGAATACTTCCGCCTGCAACCCTTCGTAACCGACTCCCGCAGTTACGACGTTGTAGACGATGAACAACTGGCCTACGAAGCCGCAAAACAGTTTGGAAGATTCACCCGCTTATTATCTGATATAGACACAAAGAAGATCGGCTATAGTTTACCTGATTTCCACAACCTCACCCTCAGATATCAACAATTTGAGGATGCGTTGAAAAATGGCAACAAAGAACGGATAGCCGCATCAGAAGAATTAATATTCAGAATCAGGCAATACGCGTATCTCACCGATACCTTCGAAGCCATCAAGCAGAATCCTGCATTCAAAATCAGGGTCATGCACCATGATACGAAAATCAACAATGTACTCTTCGATAATAGTGGCAATGGCATCTGTGTAATCGACTTAGACACCGTAATGCCCGGATACTTCATCAGTGACTTCGGCGATATGATGAGAACGTATTTATCGCCGGCAAATGAGGAGGAAAAAGACTTCAGTAAGATAAAGGCCCGGGAATCCTTCTTTAAGGCAATTGTGAGTGGTTACCTGAGCGAATTGAAAGAAGAATTAAGTCCTGATGAAATCCATCACCTGGTATACGCAGGACAATTCATGGTCTACATGCAAGCCATTCGTTTCTTAGCAGATTATTTAAATAATGATATTTACTACGGCTCTAAATACGAACAACACAACTATGTAAGAGCAGGCAATCAGCTGGCTTTATTAGATCGTATCAGCGAGCAGGAAAGCACCTTTTTTAAAGCGATCACTACACCAGATCGCGTCGTTTGA
- a CDS encoding dipeptidase, with product MFAIDAHLDLSMNAMEWNRNLRLPVNDIRKREEGQTDKPDRAKGVVSFPELRKGNIGLVVGTQIARFVAADNPLPGWFSPEQAWAQTQGQLAWYKAMEEAGELTPITDLASLEKHLAYWNDGQPTANKAIGYILSLEGADSIVDIPYLERAYNNGLRAVGPAHYGPGRYAQGTDATGFMGDKGRALLKEMERLNIILDATHLCDDCFWEAMEHFSGHVWASHNNVRKLVDHNRQFSDEMILELVKRGAVIGGAMDAWMIVPGWVRGVSDPKGMDCNLDKLVDHMDYICQLAGNALHVGIGSDLDGAFGKEQSPYDLETIADVQKLPALFKKRGYSDEDVENIMHGNWLRFLRKAWSK from the coding sequence ATGTTTGCAATAGACGCGCATCTGGATCTCAGCATGAACGCGATGGAGTGGAACCGCAATCTCCGCTTGCCTGTGAATGACATCAGGAAAAGGGAGGAAGGACAAACCGATAAACCAGACCGCGCTAAAGGAGTTGTATCTTTCCCTGAGTTGCGCAAAGGAAATATAGGATTGGTGGTAGGTACACAGATTGCCCGTTTTGTGGCAGCTGACAATCCACTGCCGGGATGGTTTTCACCAGAACAGGCATGGGCACAGACACAGGGGCAGCTGGCGTGGTACAAAGCGATGGAAGAGGCAGGAGAACTGACTCCCATTACTGATCTGGCCTCTCTCGAAAAACATCTTGCTTACTGGAATGATGGGCAACCGACAGCCAACAAAGCCATTGGTTATATCTTAAGCCTGGAAGGTGCTGATTCTATCGTAGACATACCTTACCTGGAAAGGGCTTATAATAATGGTTTGCGTGCTGTAGGTCCTGCACACTATGGCCCTGGCAGATATGCACAGGGTACAGATGCAACAGGCTTTATGGGTGATAAAGGCAGAGCACTGCTAAAAGAAATGGAGCGTCTCAACATTATTCTGGATGCTACGCACCTGTGTGATGATTGCTTTTGGGAAGCCATGGAGCACTTTTCCGGACATGTATGGGCCAGCCATAATAACGTGCGTAAACTGGTGGATCACAACCGTCAGTTCTCTGACGAGATGATACTTGAACTGGTTAAACGGGGCGCTGTAATAGGTGGTGCCATGGATGCGTGGATGATAGTACCAGGATGGGTAAGAGGCGTATCTGATCCTAAAGGCATGGATTGTAACCTGGATAAACTGGTAGACCATATGGATTACATCTGTCAGCTGGCGGGCAATGCATTGCATGTAGGCATCGGTTCTGACCTGGATGGCGCCTTTGGTAAGGAGCAATCTCCGTATGATCTTGAAACGATTGCAGATGTGCAGAAACTACCTGCATTGTTTAAGAAGAGAGGTTACTCAGATGAGGATGTGGAAAACATCATGCATGGGAACTGGTTACGGTTCCTGAGAAAGGCGTGGAGTAAATAA
- a CDS encoding ABC transporter permease, translated as MQFRDIFSLAYRSVSANRLRAGLTISIIAFGIMALVGILTATESMKNSIYSNFASMGANSFSIQNRALRIFMGGGPDAKKSDKKKKKVKTSNSNIPITWEEAKDFKRRFSFPSTVSVSVTASGAATIYKGESKTNPNVQVLGGDENYLEFSNYKLKEGRNFNQLDMETGRNVAILGTDVAKKLYGDGMKNVINSNIRVGDVRYRVIGLLEPKGNSGFMSADKVVITTVTNTRRVYGGNTMTYNIGVSVKDINRMDAAVGEATGLFRIVRHLHLNEEENFYISKSDSIGEMLFNSLGFVAIAAAIIGIITLFGSAIGLTNIMLVSVAERTREIGVNKALGATRQVIRRQFVYESIIISVLGGALGVLLGMLVGNVVSLLLHTSFVIPWFWIFMGISLCAGVGLMAGIFPAIKASKLDPIIALRYE; from the coding sequence ATGCAATTCCGTGACATTTTTTCCCTCGCCTACCGTTCTGTCAGCGCGAATAGATTACGCGCAGGGCTTACTATTTCCATCATCGCATTTGGAATTATGGCCCTGGTGGGCATTCTGACTGCTACAGAAAGCATGAAGAACAGTATCTACTCCAACTTTGCCAGTATGGGGGCAAACAGCTTCTCTATTCAGAACAGGGCATTGCGTATTTTCATGGGTGGAGGTCCGGATGCAAAGAAGAGTGACAAGAAGAAAAAGAAGGTAAAAACATCGAATAGCAATATCCCTATTACATGGGAGGAAGCGAAGGATTTCAAGCGGCGTTTTTCATTCCCCTCCACTGTGAGCGTATCTGTTACAGCCAGTGGTGCAGCCACCATTTACAAGGGAGAAAGCAAGACCAATCCAAATGTACAGGTATTAGGCGGAGATGAAAATTACCTGGAGTTTTCCAATTATAAATTGAAAGAGGGCAGAAACTTTAATCAATTAGATATGGAAACCGGGCGGAATGTCGCTATATTGGGAACCGATGTTGCAAAGAAATTGTATGGAGATGGAATGAAAAACGTGATTAACAGCAATATCCGTGTGGGAGATGTACGTTACAGGGTGATAGGATTGCTGGAACCAAAAGGGAACAGTGGTTTTATGAGTGCTGACAAAGTAGTGATTACCACTGTGACGAACACAAGAAGAGTATATGGAGGTAACACGATGACCTATAATATAGGCGTGTCAGTGAAAGATATCAACCGAATGGATGCCGCTGTGGGAGAGGCTACCGGCTTATTCCGCATAGTGAGGCACCTGCATCTGAATGAAGAAGAGAACTTTTATATCAGCAAGAGTGACAGTATAGGTGAAATGTTGTTTAACAGCCTTGGCTTTGTGGCCATTGCCGCTGCTATCATAGGGATCATTACCCTGTTCGGTTCTGCGATTGGATTGACGAATATTATGCTGGTATCTGTTGCAGAGCGTACACGTGAGATTGGTGTGAACAAAGCACTGGGTGCTACGCGACAGGTGATTCGCAGGCAATTTGTATATGAGTCAATCATCATCAGTGTACTGGGAGGCGCCTTAGGGGTGTTGCTGGGTATGCTGGTAGGCAACGTGGTATCATTGCTATTGCATACAAGTTTTGTGATACCCTGGTTCTGGATCTTTATGGGTATCAGCCTGTGTGCCGGCGTTGGTTTGATGGCAGGCATATTCCCTGCTATCAAGGCTTCTAAACTCGACCCTATTATTGCACTCCGATATGAATAA
- the rplI gene encoding 50S ribosomal protein L9 yields the protein MQVILIQDVDNLGQKNEVAAVKNGYARNFLIPQKFAVEASPSNLKQLQERLKVQKAKEEKMLAEIAKVVEVLKAGPVKIGAKTGTSGKIFGSVTGVQIARAIKEQKGYEIDRRRIHILDDVKELGTYKAKLDFGKGNEAELEFEVVAE from the coding sequence ATGCAAGTAATCTTAATACAAGACGTAGATAATCTGGGTCAGAAGAATGAAGTCGCTGCCGTAAAAAACGGTTACGCTAGAAACTTCCTGATCCCACAGAAATTTGCGGTAGAAGCATCTCCATCTAACCTGAAGCAACTGCAGGAGCGCCTGAAAGTGCAGAAAGCGAAAGAAGAGAAAATGCTCGCCGAAATCGCTAAGGTGGTTGAAGTGCTGAAGGCTGGTCCAGTGAAAATTGGTGCTAAAACCGGTACATCCGGTAAGATCTTCGGTAGCGTTACCGGTGTTCAGATCGCTCGTGCGATTAAAGAACAGAAAGGTTACGAAATCGACCGTCGCCGCATCCACATCCTGGATGATGTAAAAGAATTAGGTACATACAAAGCGAAACTGGACTTCGGTAAAGGCAATGAAGCTGAACTGGAATTCGAAGTTGTAGCTGAGTAA
- the rpsF gene encoding 30S ribosomal protein S6: protein MNYELMVIFTPVLSEEDYKAAQKKFADIIKDNGGELTHENPWGLKSLAYPIQKKTTGMYLVLEYSAPSDLNEKLKIQLNRDENVLRHMVTALDKYAVQYNNRKRHGVNADSKTAEA, encoded by the coding sequence ATGAATTACGAATTGATGGTGATTTTTACCCCTGTGCTGTCTGAGGAAGACTACAAAGCTGCTCAGAAAAAATTCGCTGACATTATCAAAGATAATGGTGGTGAATTAACGCACGAAAATCCCTGGGGATTAAAATCACTGGCGTACCCTATCCAGAAGAAGACCACGGGCATGTACCTGGTACTGGAATACAGTGCGCCATCCGACCTCAATGAGAAGCTGAAAATTCAGCTGAACCGCGATGAAAATGTGCTCCGTCACATGGTTACTGCACTGGACAAATACGCTGTTCAGTACAACAATCGCAAGAGACATGGCGTAAACGCTGATTCTAAAACCGCTGAAGCTTAA